Proteins found in one Neurospora crassa OR74A linkage group II, whole genome shotgun sequence genomic segment:
- the rpn-8 gene encoding 26S proteasome regulatory subunit rpn-8 has product MPATTAETLSLVNRSVSVAPLVLLSVVDHYNRTQANKSKSKRVVGVLLGQNDGKNVRVSNSFAVPFEEDDKDPSVWFLDHNYVESMNDMFKKVNAREKLIGWYHSGPKLRASDLDINELFKRYTPNPLLVIVDVQPKETGVPTDAYFAVDEIKDDGTTTSKTFVHTPSIIEAEEAEEIGVEHLLRDIRDVAVGTLSTRITNQMRSLQGLHHRLRDIQAYLQKVLDGQLPVNHAILGNLQDVFNLLPNLSTPKSGPGATGTNADSELNHAMSIKTNDQLMAIYLSSLIRAITAFHDLIENKIQNRQQQEENDAKKKEGENGEKKEGADKKEGSPAAANGESKEKENSPKEKKK; this is encoded by the exons ATGCCCGCCACTACTGCGGAAACGCTCTCCCTGGTGAACCGCAGCGTCTCGGTTGCGCCGCTGGTTCTGCTCTCAGTTGTCGACCACTACAACCGTACCCAAGCCAACAAGTCCAAGAGCAAGCGTGTCGTCGGCGTGCTATTAGGCCAGAATGATGGAAAGAATGTTCGCGTGTCCAACAGTTTCGCGG TTCCcttcgaggaggacgacaagGACCCCTCAGTCTGGTTCCTTGACCACAACTACGTCGAGTCCATGAACGACATGTTCAAGAAGGTCAATGCGCGCGAGAAGCTAATAGGCTGGTACCATTCCGGCCCCAAGCTACGGGCTTCCGATCTCGACATCAACGAGCTGTTCAAGCGCTACACTCCCAACCCGCTTCTGGTTATTGTCGATGTCCAGCCCAAGGAGACGGGCGTTCCTACAGATGCCTATTTTGCCGTTGACGAGATCAAGGAT GACGGCACCACTACATCCAAGACTTTTGTCCACACTCCCTCCATCATCGAGGCCGAAGAGGCCGAGGAAATCGGCGTCGAGCACCTCCTTCGCGACATCCGTGACGTAGCCGTCGGCACACTATCCACTCGCATCACCAACCAGATGCGCTCGCTGCAaggcctccaccaccgcctccgcgACATCCAAGCATATCTCCAAAAGGTCCTTGACGGCCAGCTGCCCGTAAACCACGCCATCCTCGGCAACCTCCAGGACGTCTTCAACTTGCTCCCCAACCTCTCGACGCCCAAGTCCGGTCCAGGCGCTACTGGAACCAACGCCGACAGCGAGCTCAACCACGCCATGAGCATCAAGACCAACGACCAGCTCATGGCCATCTACCTCAGCAGTCTGATCCGCGCCATCACTGCGTTCCACGACCTGATCGAGAACAAGATCCAGAacaggcagcagcaggaggagaacgacgccaagaagaaggagggagaaaaCGGCGAGAAAAAGGAGGGCgccgacaagaaggagggtagcccggcggcggcaaatGGTGAaagcaaggagaaggagaacagtccgaaagagaagaagaaataa
- a CDS encoding coproporphyrinogen III oxidase — translation MASRRPTLRLFAQCRTKPQLNHTWTPRRAASSFQSSGSARQAFSNSRNYLTLAAAGLAVATTLGYKMAVEDPIRCDSPTLAERDQQIKREKGVNDASPMRLRMEKFVKEQQKEIVRALEEADGTPFRVDEWQRKEGGGGITCVLQEGKVFEKAGVGVSVVYGTLPKPAIIKMRANHKNLAQEDDIPDSLEFFAAGLSLIVHPKNPMAPTVHLNYRYFETANPDGSSGAWWFGGGSDLTPSYLFDEDAIQFHKSLKEVCDAHDKEYYPRFKKWCDEYFYNKHRGECRGIGGIFFDDLDETVSDKENTFAFVQDALKSFAPTYISIINKRKDMPYTEEEKRWQQIRRGKYVEFNLVHDRGTAFGLNTPGARVESILMSLPLTARWEYMYEPAPKSREARLVEVLKNPKDWV, via the exons ATGGCCTCGCGACGGCCTACTCTTCGCCTGTTTGCTCAGTGCAGGACGAAACCCCAACTCAACCATACCTGGACCCCTCGCCGAGCTGCATCAAGCTTCCAGAGCTCCGGATCGGCACGTCAAGCTTTCTCCAACTCGCGAAACTACCTCActttggctgctgctggtctgGCTGTAGCCACTACTCTTGGTTACAAGATG GCCGTCGAAGACCCTATCCGATGCGATTCCCCCACCCTTGCCGAGCGCGACCAGCAGATCAAGCGCGAGAAAGGCGTAAATGATGCCTCGCCAATGCGCCTGCGTATGGAGAAGTTCGTCAAGGAGCAACAGAAGGAAATTGTCAGAGCGCTAGAGGAGGCCGACGGCACACCATTCCGGGTGGATGAGTGGCAGCGCAAGGAgggtggcggcggcatcaCCTGCGTCCTCCAGGAAGGCAAGGTGTTTGAGAAGGCCGGTGTTGGTGTGAGCGTCGTCTACGGCACTCTTCCCAAGCccgccatcatcaagatGCGTGCCAACCACAAGAACCTGGCCCAGGAGGATGACATTCCCGACAGCCTCGAGTTCTTCGCCGCCGGCCTCAGTCTGATCGTCCACCCCAAGAACCCCATGGCCCCGACAGTCCATCTCAACTACCGATACTTCGAGACGGCCAACCCCGACGGCTCCTCGGGAGCGTGGTGGTTCGGTGGCGGAAGTGACCTGACGCCCAGCTACCTCTTTGATGAGGACGCTATCCAGTTCCACAAGTCGCTGAAGGAAGTGTGCGATGCCCACGACAAGGAGTACTACCCCCGCTTCAAGAAGTGGTGCGACGAGTACTTCTACAACAAGCACCGCGGCGAGTGCCGCGGTATCGGCGGCATTTTCTTCGACGACTTGGACGAGACCGTCTCCGACAAGGAGAACACCTTCGCTTTCGTGCAGGACGCGCTCAAGTCGTTTGCGCCCACCTACatttccatcatcaacaagcgCAAGGATATGCCTTacacggaggaggagaagcggTGGCAGCAGATTCGCAGGGGCAAGTATGTCGAGTTCAACCTGGTGCACGACCGCGGCACCGCGTTTGGCTTGAATACCCCTGGGGCGCGCGTGGAGAGTATCCTCATGAGCTTGCCGTTGACGGCTAGGTGGGAGTACATGTATGAGCCGGCGCCGAAAAGCAGGGAGGCGAGGCTGGTTGAGGTGCTGAAGAACCCCAAGGACTGGgtatga
- the atg-8 gene encoding autophagy protein 8 has translation MRSKFKDEHPFEKRKAEAERIRQKYSDRIPVICEKVEKSDIATIDKKKYLVPADLTVGQFVYVIRKRIKLSPEKAIFIFVDEVLPPTAALMSSIYEEHKDEDGFLYITYSGENTFGDFETA, from the exons ATGAGATCCAAGTTCAAGGACGAGCACCCCTTCGAGAAGCGCAAGGCTGAGGCCGAGCGTATTCGCCAAAAGTACTCCGACCGTATTCCC GTTATCTGCGAAAAGGTCGAGAAGAGTGATATCGCTACCATCGATAAGAAGAAGTACCTCGTACCGGCGGACCTCACCGTGGGCCAGTTCGTTTACGTCATCCGCAAGCGCATCAAGCTGTCGCCCGAGAAggccatcttcatcttcgtaGATGAGGTCCTTCCTCCAACCGCTGCTCTCATGAGCAGCATCTACGAGGAGCAcaaggatgaggatgg TTTCCTCTACATCACATACTCGGGCGAGAACACCTTCGGCGACTTCGAGACTGCGTAA
- the ff-1 gene encoding PTAB gives MMASMPIGPSFSPHPGGMQQHPGAPPGHHMAPGMAHNPSQPGATPAMAHQMVAHLGVSGPGPQMSAGALMGGMPPGTPNAHIAMQHLNPQQMAAYQQQINGMGFPNNPAMQQQLQQARLQQLQQAQHQRLMQAQQAQAQYGNLGGMPIGVPGMGQMNPHMAQLMQRRAMAGPMPMAHQMQQHLAQQHQGQGMNPNLIAQQMAMQQQQQQQLQQQQQQQQQQQQQQQQQQQQQQQQQQMAQQGNNPGQHQINPQGPGLNMQAQLAALHTQQAHAQQSAAVQAAQAQAQAQAQQGGPGQPQQQPQQPQPQPPQQPPQQQPGQPQQPTQQQPQVQPGPGVNGPAQNQGPAPGPTQQPNAQQQVSPQTPQTTQAQQAQLAHAQVQAAANVANLLQQKRVDSANLKGQCLLKLNSFNEHLNGFTGSQGADGLKYWQLFVQRFFSQKGVFRQTFKKREDEAADPKPYEIDVAALPRFFNVHFESGVSKMQLVMQGTTDRSLPHDGHFIEIARASVFYWYDNGSHVVHNGTLRIQFDSDQFIELFDFVVENHEEYHSRRAIIEAARPSHTWIKEWRSLNPPDSKQSPEMSKKGKQRPYKSPATPPPDIELPDSCVKIGMGIPEGVFQFLEMADIMGQMSPLFTFSHNHPGIPPYAALEQFMTQITGQGPAVNGQAMPQGVPRTPGYNQFPMGASPAMANQMLPGSPHIGSPAPGQMQAPAMQLQVSQQGTNSSGPSANTSPQQNNKKRRASQAKLEDDGPTSAPTPATMGTPQMPQMNGVQVKAKHPPTPRMQKRMKNNQG, from the exons ATGATGGCTAGCATGCCGATTGGTCCCTCCTTTTCGCCGCACCCTGGCGGAATGCAGCAACATCCGGGAGCTCCTCCCGGTCACCACATGGCTCCGGGCATGGCCCACAACCCCAGCCAGCCCGGCGCAACCCCCGCCATGGCTCATCAGATGGTGGCACACTTGGGTGTCTCCGGCCCCGGCCCGCAGATGAGCGCCGGCGCTCTCATGGGAGGAATGCCGCCCGGCACTCCCAACGCCCATATTGCCATGCAGCATTTGAACCCCCAGCAGATGGCAGCATACCAACAACAAATCAATGGGATGGGCT TTCCCAACAACCCAGCCATGCAACAGCAGTTGCAGCAAGCTAGGCTGCAGCAGCTGCAGCAAGCGCAACACCAGAGACTCATGCAGGCTCAGCAAGCTCAGGCTCAGTACGGTAACCTGGGAGGTATGCCAATAGGCGTCCCTGGCATGGGCCAGATGAATCCTCATATGGCTCAGTTAATGCAGAGGCGCGCAATGGCTGGCCCTATGCCAATGGCCCATCAGATGCAACAGCATCTGGCGCAACAGCACCAGGGGCAGGGGATGAAT CCGAATCTCATAGCCCAACAGATGGcgatgcagcagcagcagcagcagcaattacaacagcaacaacaacaacagcagcagcaacagcagcaacagcagcagcagcaacaacagcaacagcaacaacaacagatgGCCCAGCAAGGAAACAACCCCGGCCAGCACCAGATCAACCCCCAAGGTCCAGGCCTCAACATGCAAGCTCAGCTGGCCGCTCTTCATACGCAACAGGCTCATGCCCAGCAGTCGGCGGCAGTTCAGGCAGCCCAGGCCCAGGCCCAGGCCCAGGCACAACAAGGAGGGCCGGGACAACcacagcagcaaccgcaACAACCACAGCCCCAGCCGCCTCAACAGCCACCCCAACAGCAGCCGGGTCAGCCTCAGCAGCCTActcaacagcaaccacagGTTCAGCCAGGTCCGGGAGTAAATGGGCCAGCACAGAACCAGGGGCCTGCTCCGGGCCCTACACAGCAGCCAAATGCCCAACAGCAGGTCTCCCCTCAAACGCCACAGACCACACAAGCCCAGCAAGCACAACTTGCCCACGCCCAAGTTCAAGCAGCCGCCAATGTCGCCAACCTCCTGCAGCAAAAGCGTGTGGATAGCGCAAACTTGAAGGGCCAGTGCTTGCTCAAACTCAACTCGTTCAATGAGCACTTGAATGGATTCACG GGTTCCCAGGGTGCAGACGGCTTGAAGTACTGGCAACTCTTTGTCCAGCGGTTCTTCTCACAGAAAGGCGTCTTCCGCCAGACTTTTAAGAAACGTGAAGATGAAGCTGCCGATCCCAAGCCGTACGAGATCGACGTTGCAGCCTTGCCGCGATTCTTCAACGTGCATTTCGAAAGTGGCGTTTCGAAAATGCAGCTGGTCATGCAAGGCACCACAGACAGATCGTTGCCCCATGACGGCCATTTCATTGAGATTGCTAGGGCGAGTGTCTTCTACTGGTACGATAATGGATCGCAT GTCGTCCATAATGGAACCCTCCGGATCCAATTCGATAGCGACCAATTTATCGAGCTTTTCGACTTTGTCGTTGAGAACCACGAGGAGTACCATTCGCGGCGCGCAATCATTGAGGCTGCTCGGCCTTCGCACACCTGGATCAAGGAGTGGAGATCCCTGAACCCGCCTGACAGCAAGCAGTCACCAGAGATGAGCAAAAAGGGCAAGCAGAGGCCGTACAAGAGCCCAGCCACTCCGCCACCGGATATCGAGCTTCCGGACTCTTGCGTCAAAATTGGGATGGGGATTCCAGAAGGCGTGTTTCAGTTCCTGGAG ATGGCCGATATCATGGGTCAAATGAGCCCCTTATTTACGTTCTCCCACAATCATCCCGGCATTCCCCCATATGCTGCTCTCGAGCAGTTTATGACCCAGATCACGGGTCAAGGCCCAGCTGTCAACGGCCAGGCGATGCCGCAAGGAGTCCCTAGGACTCCAGGATACAACCAATTTCCTATGGGTGCCAGTCCAGCAATGGCAAACCAGATGCTTCCTGGGTCTCCTCATATAGGTAGCCCGGCTCCTGGCCAGATGCAAGCGCCTGCCATGCAGCTTCAAGTCAGCCAGCAAGGCACCAACTCTAGTGGGCCAAGCGCAAATACTTCGCCTCAgcagaacaacaagaagaggagagccTCCCAGGCGAAGCTCGAAGATGACGGTCCCACCTCAGCCCCGACGCCGGCGACTATGGGGACACCCCAAATGCCTCAGATGAACGGCGTCCAAGTGAAGGCTAAGCACCCTCCAACGCCGAGGATGCAGAAACGCATGAAGAACAACCAAGGATAG
- a CDS encoding SPX domain-containing protein codes for MKFSHSIQFNAVPDWSTHYIAYSNLKKLIYQLEKVIHLSSGGDGESRPLIQHEDPEIVFVRALDVELEKVLSFYTVKERELFEEVQNVLRDVDAFDEQSGDTDQERQLRPPTRGSEQQRPLRARSESLPSRASTDEGSNSDQSDNENTGLNTRGKQRRLSPGRRKSSTVIPGHMMSSIGDMTASTEMTRSRRFSTTFDDDYAEQAVLFSSGIMLKKRIINLYVQLCELKSYIQLNRTGFSKVLKKFDKIIDRQLRSKYMDTFVDTAYAFRPETTKTLEEQIHLMVHAYMDIVTQGDEAAATRDLRSHLREHVVWERNTVWRELIGMERRAEAASLGHTLLGRDTDPTSHRLQGDDELMLPTKEIATPLGRFRLPAWLVSSTLMTLVIIFAIFFALLFIPIMKKPEQQNCLALLVFVSLLWATEAIPLFVTSLTIPFLCVVLRVFRDADKPHHRLGAKATTDAVFSAMWTPVIMLLLGGFTLAAALSKCGIDKRIATFVLSKAGTQPRTVLIANMAVAAFASMLISNVAAPVLCFGIIEPMLRNLPAGSNMSKAVIMGIALASNVGGMLSPIASPQNIVAIGLMEPPPTWGEWFFIVIPVGVISLLLIWVLLLLTFQPGKGTSIVPIRPVKDRFTGVQWFVTLVTVATIGLWCASHQLEAEFGHMGVIAIIPIVLFFGVGILTKEDFNNFPWTIIILAAGGLALGKAVNSSGLLHTVTRLITEDVQDFSLYGVLIVFSSLILVIATFISHTVAALIILPLVYDVGKGLDEPHPNLLVMAGVLMCSAAMALPTSGFPNMTAIMKEDPAGQRYLQVKHFISRGVPSSLLTLLVTVTVGYAAMRVVGM; via the exons ATGAAGTTTTCTCACAGTATCCAGTTCAATGCGGTGCCGGACTGGAGCACACATTACATCGCATACAGCAACCTCAAGAAGCT CATCTACCAGCTCGAAAAGGTTATCCACCTGTCATCcggcggcgatggcgagTCGCGCCCGCTGATTCAACATGAAGACCCCGAAATCGTCTTCGTTCGAGCCCTGGATGTCGAGCTGGAAAAGGTCTTGTCCTTCTATACTGTCAAGGAGAGGGAGCTGTTCGAGGAGGTACAGAACGTCTTGCGCGACGTCGACGCATTCGATGAGCAGTCCGGTGACACCGACCAAGAGCGCCAACTTCGTCCCCCTACCCGTGGCAGCGAACAACAGAGACCTTTGCGAGCCCGGAGCGAAAGTCTGCCGAGCCGGGCCTCGACTGACGAGGGTTCCAACAGCGACCAGAGTGACAATGAGAACACCGGCCTGAACACACGGGGGAAACAGAGGCGGTTGAGCCCGGGGAGGCGAAAATCTAGCACTGTTATCCCTGGACACATGATGTCCTCCATTGGCGACATGACAGCCTCTACAGAAATGACGAGGTCTCGCAGGTTCAGCACTACCTTTGACGACGACTATGCCGAGCAGGCTGTCTTGTTCTCCTCGGGCATCATGCTCAAGAAGAGGATCATCAACCTCTACGTCCAGCTGTGCGAGCTCAAGTCGTACATCCAGCTGAACAGGACGGGCTTTAGCAAGGTCCTGAAAAAGTTCGACAAGATCATTGACAGACAGTTGCGTTCCAAGTACATGGACACCTTCGTTGATACCGCATACGCCTTCCGTCCAGAGACCACCAAGACCTTGGAAGAACAGATCCACCTGATGGTCCACGCATACATGGACATCGTTACTCAGGGTGACGAGGCGGCGGCCACGCGTGATTTGCGATCGCACCTTCGAGAGCACGTCGTCTGGGAACGAAACACGGTCTGGAGAGAGCTCATCGGTATGGAGCGGCGAGCTGAAGCCGCAAGTCTGGGACATACTCTTTTAGGGCGAGATACCGACCCAACCAGCCACCGTCTCCAGGGCGACGATGAGCTGATGTTGCCGACCAAGGAAATCGCAACACCGCTTGGTCGCTTCAGATTGCCTGCTTGGCTAGTCAGCTCAACTCTGATGActctcgtcatcatctttGCCATCTTCTTCGCCCTGCTCTTCATTCCCATCATGAAGAAGCCCGAGCAGCAAAATTGCCTGGCATTGCTGGTATTTGTCAGTTTGCTCTGGGCTACCGAGGCCATTCCCCTTTTCGTCACCTCGCTCACCATACCTTTCCTCTGCGTTGTTCTTCGAGTCTTTCGCGATGCCGACAAGCCCCATCACAGACTGGGTGCCAAGGCGACCACGGATGCTGTCTTCTCGGCCATGTGGACGCCTGTCATTATGCTCCTGCTTGGTGGCTTCACTCTCGCAGCGGCTCTCTCCAAGTGCGGTATCGACAAGCGCATAGCGACTTTTGTTCTCAGCAAGGCAGGAACACAACCTAGGACGGTTCTCATTGCCAACATGGCTGTGGCCGCATTCGCCAGTATGCTGATCAGCAACGTCGCCGCTCCTGTCCTCTGCTTTGGCATCATCGAGCCCATGCTTCGCAACCTCCCAGCTGGTTCCAACATGTCCAAAGCCGTCATCATGGGCATCGCCCTCGCCTCCAACGTAGGCGGCATGCTCTCGCCCATTGCCTCCCCGCAAAACATTGTCGCCATCGGCCTGATGGAGCCCCCTCCCACTTGGGGCGAATGgttcttcatcgtcatccccGTCGGCGTCATCTCCCTGCTTCTCATCTGggtcctcctgctcctcacCTTCCAGCCGGGCAAGGGTACCTCCATTGTGCCCATCCGCCCCGTCAAGGACCGCTTCACGGGCGTGCAGTGGTTCGTCACCCTCGTGACCGTCGCCACCATCGGCCTGTGGTGCGCCTCTCACCAGCTCGAGGCCGAGTTCGGACATATGGGCGTCATTGCCATTATTCCCATTGTCTTATTCTTTGGCGTCGGTATCCTCACCAAGGAAGATTTTAACAACTTCCCCTggaccatcatcatcctggcAGCTGGTGGACTGGCGCTCGGCAAGGCGGTTAACTCGTCTGGCCTGCTGCACACTGTCACCAGGTTGATCACCGAGGATGTCCAGGATTTCAGCCTTTACGGTGTCCTGATTGTCTTCTCGAGCTTGATTCTGGTGATTGCCACGTTCATCAGCCACACCGTTGCAGCGCTCATCATTTTGCCGCTGGTGTACGATGTCGGGAAGGGGTTGGACGAGCCGCACCCGAACTTGTTGGTCATGGCGGGTGTGTTGATGTGCAGTGCTGCTATGGCGCTACCTACTTCAGGATTCCCTAACATGA CCGCTATCATGAAGGAAGACCCAGCTGGCCAGCGCTACCTGCAAGTCAAGCACTTTATCAGCCGTGGCGTGCCCAGCAGTTTGCTGACCCTGTTGGTGACCGTCACGGTTGGTTATGCTGCTATGAGGGTTGTTGGTATGTAA
- a CDS encoding vacuolar morphogenesis protein AvaB, translating to MLSAFTARPIIELKQRDKSKIESILAYGDRVLVGLNTGSLRIYRVNELPPAPPPPPPPPPPSQSANGTSSQQLSEATTESTTQDPNGPLTTTQEYQAAAPGFYNAQAAPRGPKPTDLLREVEKFSTRAIEQLAIIKEANTIISLSNYNGVALHDLQTFEPIEFPTARTKSASTFAVTSNIVKDPDTGIPEIISRLAVAVKRRLLLWSWHESELSPDVTEIVLSEAIRSLTWANANKVVCGMNGGYQIVDITTGQMEDIVGPGAIGAAGGQSRFGATASMGYMGLGNFTPKPLSAKLAEGQLLLAKDINTLFINDAGKALEKRQIPWQAAPESIGYSYPYILALQSPTKGSLEVRNPDTLNLLQTISLPGAASLHFPPPTVSLAHAGKGFHVLSERVVWKMDATDYDSQIDELVKTQRYDEAISILAMLEDALLKNKTETMREVKMLKAELLFRQRKFRESMDLFNEDEVHAPPERVLRLFPKIIVGELGVDEKKPEEPQEESDHEAPPNGKANGDHAPKEDEPHSEVSSPQKGGGFAKYLMGHGRKKFDPETSSIVSSRRAPVDDDAASIKGKTAEEQRAQDEKDLMTAVSELNSYLAGARARLQRVIDPVTGKLKPRKSANGVTEEAFNTLLMFHKDEDDEQLEKDLQETFRVVDTTLFRAFMYSRPTLASSLFRIPNFCDPQVVNERLVEHNRFNELVDFFYGKKLHRQALDLLRKFGSPDEPDEAAPTLHGPQRTVLYLQGLPPEMIDVILEFSEWTLRKDPKLGMEVFLADSENAETLPRARVLHFLGGIDTALEIQYLEHIISELNDMTPEFHNRLVELFIRQLREEKKQGKEEEWDSLMERLVQFLKDSRQYSLGRAFSLIPRDDPRFYEARAVVLSNMGQHKQALEIYVFQMKDYKKAEEYCNRIHKSSEHPQPTSPSHPPGTTTITSPSSTEDPSQDEAHPSIYHTLLSLYLTPPSPHKPNLPPALDLLSKHGSRLPATSTLSLIPDDLPVSELESYFRGRMRNANSIVNETLVVAGLRKTGLVTSQALLLLGDGLPKGAVLPGGGSRVGGRNRRVVIGEERVCGVCHKRLGGSVVAVLPGGEDAVVHYGCLGRSQQGKGMGIGELASPGQTGSVKSGVSGTQYGAWGRG from the exons ATGCTCTCCGCATTTACGGCTCGACCCATCATCGAGCTCAAGCAGAGAGACAAGTCCAAGATCGAGTCCATCCTCGCCTACGGTGACCGTGTTCTCGTCGGCTTGAATACGGGATCCCTCAGAATATACCGTGTAAACGAACTTCcacccgctcctcctcctcctcctcctccaccaccaccaagccaGTCTGCCAACGGAACGTCGTCCCAACAACTGAGCGAAGCTACAACCGAGTCGACGACCCAAGACCCCAATGGACCTTTGACGACGACCCAAGAGTACCAGGCTGCTGCGCCAGGCTTTTACAATGCCCAAGCCGCGCCGAGAGGCCCCAAGCCCACCGACCTCCTCCGCGAGGTAGAAAAGTTCTCGACGCGCGCTATCGAACAActcgccatcatcaaggaAGCCAACACCATAATCTCGCTGTCCAACTACAACGGCGTTGCCCTCCACGACCTCCAGACCTTCGAGCCTATCGAGTTCCCCACAGCCCGGACGAAGAGCGCTTCCACCTTCGCTGTCACGAGCAACATTGTCAAGGACCCCGACACTGGGATACCCGAGATTATATCGCGTCTAGCTGTTGCTGTAAAGCGCCGCTTGCTTCTGTGGTCATGGCACGAAAGTGAGCTCTCCCCCGATGTCACCGAGATAGTCCTGTCTGAGGCCATCCGGTCTCTGACGTGGGCCAACGCAAACAAGGTGGTCTGCGGCATGAACGGTGGCTACCAAATAGTCGATATCACAACCGGTCAGATGGAGGATATTGTTGGTCCTGGGGCTATAGGGGCAGCAGGAGGGCAAAGTCGCTTTGGCGCCACAGCCAGTATGGGATATATGGGATTGGGCAACTTTACGCCCAAACCGCTGTCGGCGAAGCTCGCCGAGGGTCAGTTATTGCTCGCCAAAGACATCAATACGTTATTCATCAATGACGCCGGAAAAGCCTTGGAGAAGCGCCAGATTCCTTGGCAAGCTGCTCCTGAGAGCATAGGATATAGCTACCCCTATATTCTTGCCTTACAATCACCGACCAAGGGCAGTCTCGAAGTACGAAATCCGGACACACTGAACCTGCTCCAGACCATCAGTCTCCCTGGTGCCGCTTCTCTGCATTTCCCGCCACCCACGGTCAGCCTGGCACATGCTGGAAAGGGCTTTCACGTCTTGAGCGAGAGAGTGGTGTGGAAAATGGATGCTACCGACTATGATTCCCAGATCGACGAGCTGGTAAAAACCCAGAGGTACGATGAAGCCATTAGCATCTTGGCTATGTTGGAGGACGCTCTTCTCAAGAACAAGACTGAGACCATGCGCGAAGTCAAAATGCTCAAGGCCGAACTGCTCTTCCGCCAAAGGAAGTTTCGCGAGTCTATGGACTTGTTTAATGAAGACGAGGTCCATGCTCCGCCTGAGAGAGTATTAAGGCTCTTTCCCAAGATCATTGTGGGAGAGCTGGGCGTTGATGAGAAGAAGCCTGAAGAGCCGCAGGAAGAGTCGGACCACGAAGCGCCCCCTAACGGTAAAGCAAATGGAGATCATGCACCCAAGGAGGATGAGCCGCATTCTGAGGTATCGTCGCCGCAGAAAGGAGGCGGGTTTGCCAAGTACCTCATGGGTCACGGTCGCAAGAAGTTTGATCCCGAAACCTCATCCATAGTCTCTTCCAGAAGAGCCCCagtcgatgatgatgcggcCAGCATCAAGGGCAAGACGGCCGAGGAACAACGCGCCCAAGACGAAAAGGATCTCATGACAGCCGTCTCGGAGCTGAACAGCTACCTGGCCGGAGCCAGAGCGAGACTTCAGAGAGTCATTGATCCAGTCACCGGAAAGTTGAAGCCGCGCAAGTCAGCAAACGGGGTCACAGAGGAGGCGTTCAATACACTCCTAATGTTTCAcaaggatgaggatgatgaacaGCTTGAGAAGGATCTGCAGGAGACTTTCAGAGTCGTCGACACCACTCTGTTCCGCGCCTTCATGTACTCCCGTCCCACATTGGCCAGCTCCCTTTTCCGAATCCCCAACTTTTGCGACCCACAGGTTGTTAACGAGAGGCTTGTAGAGCACAACCGGTTCAACGAGCTAGTTGACTTCTTCTACGGCAAGAAGCTGCATCGCCAGGCTCTAGATCTGCTTCGCAAGTTTGGCTCGCCGGACGAGCCTGATGAGGCGGCGCCTACGTTGCACGGTCCCCAAAGGACGGTCCTGTATCTTCAAGGCCTCCCGCCCGAGATGATCGACGTCATTCTCGAATTCTCAGAGTGGACTTTGAGGAAAGACCCCAAGCTGGGAATGGAGGTTTTCCTCGCCGACTCGGAGAATGCCGAGACTCTCCCAAGAGCCCGGGTCCTCCACTTCTTGGGCGGCATCGACACAGCCTTGGAAATCCAATACCTGGAGCATATCATCTCGGAGCTGAACGACATGACTCCCGAGTTTCATAACCGCCTTGTCGAGTTGTTTATCAGACAGCtcagggaggagaaaaaacaagggaaggaggaagagtgggaCTCTCTCATGGAGCGGTTGGTACAGTTCTTGAAGGACAGTCGGCAGTACAGCCTCGGAAGAGCGTTCAGTCTCATTCCCCGAGACGACCCACGCTTTTATGAAGCGCGAGCTGTTGTCCTTAGCAACATGGGTCAACACAAACAAGCACTCGAAATTTACGTCTTCCAGATGAAAGACTACAAAAAAGCAGAAGA ATACTGCAACCGCATCCACAAATCCTCCGAACACCCTCAacccacctccccctcccaccccccgggtaccaccaccattacctcgccctcctccaccgaaGACCCTTCTCAAGACGAAGCCCACCCGTCCATCTACCATACCCTGCTCTCCCTCTACCTgacccctccctcccctcacAAACCCAACCTGCCACCCGCCCTCGACCTCCTCTCGAAGCACGGCTCTCGCCTGcccgccacctccaccctCTCTTTGATCCCTGACGACCTGCCCGTTTCCGAGCTCGAGTCCTACTTCCGCGGCCGCATGCGCAACGCGAACAGTATTGTTAACGAGACCCTCGTCGTTGCGGGCCTGAGGAAGACCGGGTTAGTTACCAGCCAAGCTCTTCTCTTGTTGGGGGATGGATTACCGAAGGGAGCGGTTCTGCCGGGTGGTGGAAGCAGAGTGGGAGGAAGAAATAGACGGGTGGTGATTGGGGAGGAGAGAGTTTGTGGGGTATGTCATAAACGGTTAGGTGGGAGCGTCGTGGCGGTGTTGCCGGGAGGGGAAGATGCGGTTGTTCATTATGGGTGTTTGGGGAGGAGTCAGCAGGGGAAGGGTATGGGGATTGGTGAATTGGCGAGCCCCGGGCAGACGGGGAGTGTGAAGAGTGGTGTGAGTGGGACGCAATATGGCgcttgggggagggggtag